A portion of the Nitrospirota bacterium genome contains these proteins:
- a CDS encoding phosphatidylserine decarboxylase: MRLAPEGYPFIGIFSALTIVAVFVLGPPAALLPLVLALFMVYFFRDPERTPPPGPGFLSAADGTVIGVGPVSGAVPLEGPATKISVFMSAFNVHVNRCPCDGEVLSVTRRPGRFLAAFREEASERNESIAMLLRCGEHQVLVRQVAGVMARRAVNRTKPGDRLGRGERFGIIKFSSRLDHYFPPGVRVRVKPGEKVKAGLTVLAVLPEAQ, translated from the coding sequence ATTCTCTGCCCTCACCATCGTCGCGGTCTTCGTCCTCGGCCCCCCGGCAGCCCTCCTCCCCCTGGTCCTCGCCCTCTTCATGGTCTATTTCTTCCGCGACCCGGAAAGGACCCCGCCCCCCGGGCCGGGTTTCCTGAGCGCCGCCGACGGCACGGTCATCGGCGTGGGACCCGTAAGCGGGGCCGTGCCCCTGGAGGGGCCGGCCACGAAGATAAGCGTTTTCATGTCCGCTTTTAATGTCCACGTAAACCGCTGCCCCTGTGACGGAGAAGTTCTGAGCGTCACCCGCAGGCCGGGGAGGTTCCTGGCAGCCTTCAGGGAGGAGGCCTCCGAGAGAAACGAGAGCATTGCCATGCTTCTGCGCTGCGGGGAGCATCAGGTCCTGGTGCGCCAGGTGGCCGGCGTCATGGCCCGGAGGGCCGTCAACCGCACGAAGCCCGGAGACCGCCTGGGCCGGGGCGAGAGGTTCGGCATCATCAAGTTCAGCTCCCGGCTCGACCACTACTTCCCCCCCGGCGTGCGGGTCAGGGTGAAGCCGGGCGAGAAGGTCAAGGCGGGCCTTACGGTGCTGGCCGTTCTCCCGGAGGCGCAGTGA